In Nostoc sp. UHCC 0926, a single genomic region encodes these proteins:
- a CDS encoding energy-coupling factor transporter transmembrane component T family protein, translating into MDLLRSLPLGLYLEQPQTWLHKIDPRVKFAWLMSFLTSYILANNSWRVMLVVVLIIATLIARIPRRVWQQQMGWLLMLSFFVLAIGAISPDGMGVDYQPRLPANEQILSQPSNSNNIVEEQVVEKKKYSYVRFHKGPVKVTRYSLDLAVRLSTLIFTVIYSTNLYLLTTAPEEITSGIESLMQPLRRLKLPVTEIALTLTLSLRFIPLVLEEVQNLFRSVMTRAINWKKLGLKGGFKVWMTVAERLLENLLLRADQMANAMMVRGFTSPNEHRVQWHDLRLKGRDWLAIATLILFWGIRLAIGTQV; encoded by the coding sequence ATGGATTTATTGCGATCGCTGCCACTTGGACTTTATTTAGAACAACCCCAAACTTGGTTGCATAAAATCGATCCGCGAGTCAAGTTCGCCTGGTTGATGAGCTTTTTAACAAGCTATATTTTGGCTAACAACTCTTGGCGGGTGATGCTGGTGGTAGTATTGATTATTGCCACCTTGATTGCCAGGATTCCTCGACGAGTATGGCAGCAGCAAATGGGTTGGCTGTTAATGCTATCGTTTTTTGTCTTAGCGATCGGAGCGATCAGTCCTGATGGAATGGGTGTAGATTATCAGCCACGCCTGCCAGCTAATGAACAAATATTAAGCCAGCCATCAAACTCCAACAATATTGTTGAAGAGCAAGTAGTTGAGAAAAAAAAATACAGCTACGTGCGATTTCACAAAGGCCCAGTGAAAGTAACTCGCTACTCCTTGGATTTAGCAGTACGCCTGAGTACACTTATATTTACTGTGATTTACAGCACCAACCTGTATCTGCTGACAACCGCACCAGAAGAAATCACATCTGGCATAGAAAGCCTGATGCAACCCCTGCGACGCCTGAAGTTGCCTGTCACAGAAATTGCTTTAACTTTAACCTTGTCCTTGCGCTTTATTCCTCTGGTATTAGAAGAAGTACAAAACTTATTTCGCTCCGTGATGACAAGGGCAATTAATTGGAAAAAGCTGGGATTGAAAGGAGGATTCAAAGTTTGGATGACAGTTGCAGAGAGACTGTTAGAAAATCTGCTCTTACGAGCTGATCAAATGGCGAATGCAATGATGGTGAGGGGTTTTACCAGTCCCAATGAGCATCGAGTCCAGTGGCACGACTTACGATTAAAAGGGCGTGACTGGCTTGCTATTGCAACTTTAATTTTATTCTGGGGAATACGACTAGCTATTGGAACTCAGGTCTAA
- a CDS encoding anthranilate synthase component I, whose product MTKPWYWRSLPLEKRTGSEVFAALFRPTAAPAIATLLESPYPTPIDHPQLNQYSICAGAPRLVDGIPQMWTPEVGEVFPFLEKLLQQGVAGHEEEFTSPASDLPFTGGWLGWLGYDVAWEIEQLPRNKIDPLPFPIAFWYEPDCFAVLDHAQQILWLAASDASGLDELEKKLAKKDAGKEFSVSPCPRIPVSSSFPLFLTSQADYETAVNQVKKYIQAGDIFQANLSLRFQASTSASGWEIYQALQKINPSPFASYWQTPWGELISCSPERLVMLQNRQAETRPIAGTRSRGVTPEQDMQLAQDLLSNTKERAEHIMLVDLERNDLGRVCEWGTVAVDELLTIERYSHVMHLVSNIKGTLKGECTTIDLIRATFPGGTITGCPKVRCMEIIEELEPVRRSLFYGSCGYLDWRGHLDLNILIRTLLLAPASQEGEGAGEAGEVNSFSSPHSRLIPQHSALNIVWGQVGAGIVADSDPEREWYESLHKAQAQLAALKMLDNQ is encoded by the coding sequence ATGACCAAGCCTTGGTATTGGCGATCGCTACCCTTAGAAAAGCGCACAGGTTCGGAAGTTTTTGCTGCTCTTTTTCGCCCCACTGCTGCACCCGCAATTGCTACCCTACTAGAAAGTCCCTACCCAACGCCAATCGACCATCCCCAACTCAACCAATATTCTATCTGTGCAGGCGCTCCTCGCCTAGTAGATGGCATCCCACAGATGTGGACACCAGAAGTAGGAGAGGTTTTTCCCTTCCTAGAAAAGTTGTTACAGCAAGGGGTAGCGGGACATGAGGAGGAATTTACTTCCCCTGCTTCCGATCTCCCCTTTACTGGCGGTTGGTTGGGTTGGCTAGGCTACGATGTGGCATGGGAAATTGAACAGTTACCCCGTAATAAAATTGATCCCCTACCCTTTCCCATAGCTTTTTGGTACGAACCAGATTGTTTTGCCGTTTTAGATCATGCACAACAAATTCTTTGGTTAGCCGCCAGTGATGCAAGTGGACTTGATGAGTTAGAAAAGAAGTTAGCAAAGAAAGACGCGGGGAAAGAATTCTCCGTATCTCCCTGTCCCCGCATCCCCGTGTCCTCTTCGTTCCCCCTGTTTTTGACATCTCAGGCAGATTATGAAACAGCTGTCAACCAGGTGAAAAAATATATTCAAGCTGGAGACATCTTTCAAGCAAATCTTTCATTGCGATTTCAAGCGTCTACATCGGCTTCTGGTTGGGAAATTTACCAAGCCTTGCAAAAAATCAATCCTTCTCCTTTTGCCAGCTATTGGCAAACGCCTTGGGGGGAACTGATCAGTTGTTCGCCGGAACGGTTAGTAATGTTGCAAAATCGGCAAGCCGAAACCAGACCGATCGCCGGAACGCGATCGCGTGGTGTCACTCCAGAACAAGATATGCAACTGGCCCAAGATTTACTCAGCAACACTAAAGAACGTGCAGAACACATCATGCTAGTGGATTTGGAACGCAATGATTTAGGGCGAGTTTGTGAATGGGGAACGGTTGCTGTTGACGAATTGCTGACAATTGAGCGATATAGCCATGTGATGCATCTTGTCAGCAACATCAAAGGTACTTTAAAAGGCGAATGCACTACCATTGATTTGATTCGCGCCACGTTCCCAGGTGGCACAATTACAGGTTGTCCCAAAGTCCGTTGCATGGAAATTATTGAAGAATTAGAACCCGTGCGGCGCAGCTTGTTCTATGGTTCTTGTGGCTATTTAGATTGGCGTGGTCATTTAGATTTGAATATCTTAATCCGCACTCTGCTACTAGCTCCCGCGTCTCAAGAAGGTGAAGGAGCAGGGGAAGCTGGGGAAGTAAATTCTTTCTCATCTCCCCACTCAAGACTCATCCCCCAGCACTCAGCACTCAACATTGTCTGGGGACAAGTTGGCGCGGGAATTGTTGCAGACAGCGATCCAGAGAGAGAATGGTATGAATCTCTGCACAAAGCTCAGGCACAACTGGCAGCACTGAAAATGCTAGATAATCAATAG
- the pipX gene encoding transcriptional coactivator PipX yields MNPENAETYINHPTWGLLYKICMVDENQDLFTTLYAQRLFFLVANDVKGVKFQSLGRTEARMMLENRLRTLRRSGQSQEYDQLQSVFQRTFQ; encoded by the coding sequence ATGAATCCAGAAAACGCAGAAACTTACATAAACCATCCAACTTGGGGTTTACTCTACAAAATCTGTATGGTTGATGAGAACCAGGATTTGTTCACCACACTTTATGCCCAGCGCTTATTTTTTTTGGTAGCAAATGACGTTAAAGGTGTTAAGTTCCAGTCTCTAGGACGGACTGAGGCTAGAATGATGTTGGAAAATCGCTTACGTACCCTGCGTCGTAGTGGACAATCTCAGGAGTACGATCAACTTCAGAGTGTTTTCCAACGCACCTTCCAATGA
- a CDS encoding YggS family pyridoxal phosphate-dependent enzyme, whose amino-acid sequence MSSSISERIVSIRSSLPTSVRLIAVSKQVSAQAIRSAYAAGIRDFAESRIQEAASKQAELQDLPDITWHFIGHLQSNKAKKAIEQFPWIHSVDNLKLAQRLDQLAQQLGVSPQVCLQVKILPDPNKSGWSVPELLADLPTLNQYKSLQIQGLMTIPPSGLNAPEILNVFNLNRQLAKEIQEQNWSHIKMQQLSMGMSGDYELAVQAGATMVRLGTILFGDRS is encoded by the coding sequence ATGAGCAGTTCGATTTCCGAACGTATTGTTTCCATTCGCTCCTCACTACCAACTTCAGTCCGATTGATTGCTGTTAGCAAGCAAGTTTCTGCCCAGGCCATTCGGTCTGCCTATGCCGCAGGAATTCGTGATTTTGCGGAGAGTCGTATCCAAGAAGCCGCCAGCAAACAAGCCGAGTTGCAAGACTTACCGGATATTACCTGGCACTTTATTGGACATTTGCAAAGCAATAAAGCCAAAAAAGCCATCGAGCAATTCCCCTGGATTCACTCCGTCGATAACTTGAAGCTGGCACAGCGCTTAGATCAATTGGCGCAACAGCTAGGAGTGAGTCCCCAGGTTTGCCTGCAAGTGAAAATTCTCCCCGATCCCAACAAGTCCGGTTGGAGTGTGCCAGAACTTTTAGCTGATTTACCCACACTCAATCAATACAAAAGTTTACAAATTCAAGGTTTGATGACAATTCCGCCTTCAGGATTAAATGCTCCGGAAATTTTGAATGTGTTTAATCTCAATCGTCAGCTAGCAAAGGAAATCCAGGAGCAAAACTGGTCACACATTAAAATGCAGCAACTATCTATGGGTATGTCAGGCGACTACGAACTGGCAGTGCAAGCAGGCGCAACGATGGTACGATTAGGAACAATATTGTTTGGCGATCGCTCTTAG
- a CDS encoding cell division protein SepF, with protein MNNIFSKLRDFVGLNEQVEYEYYEEEPETDNNNYQNLYQQENPQPAPQESATAQNRRWREPVPTMGDDIAAGSKPMGNVIGMPGAINGISEVLVLEPRTFEEMPQAIQALRERKSVVLNLTIMDPDQAQRAVDFVAGGTYALDGHQERIGESIFLFTPSCVQVSTQGGVLHEVPQPPARPSRPTGTPNQTWGNETNRMAQ; from the coding sequence ATGAACAACATCTTTTCCAAACTCAGAGACTTTGTGGGTCTAAATGAGCAAGTGGAATACGAGTATTACGAAGAAGAACCAGAAACAGATAATAATAATTACCAAAATCTGTATCAGCAAGAAAATCCCCAACCAGCACCACAAGAGAGCGCAACCGCTCAAAATCGACGCTGGCGGGAACCAGTGCCTACAATGGGAGATGATATAGCAGCAGGTTCAAAGCCAATGGGGAATGTGATTGGTATGCCAGGAGCAATTAACGGAATTTCGGAAGTTTTAGTCCTCGAACCACGCACCTTTGAAGAAATGCCCCAGGCAATTCAAGCGTTGCGAGAACGCAAGTCAGTAGTATTAAATCTGACAATTATGGACCCAGATCAAGCTCAACGAGCAGTAGATTTTGTTGCAGGTGGTACTTACGCACTAGATGGACATCAAGAGCGCATCGGTGAGAGCATCTTCTTGTTTACACCAAGCTGTGTCCAAGTTAGCACCCAAGGTGGCGTTCTTCATGAAGTACCACAACCGCCAGCCCGTCCGTCTCGTCCTACAGGTACTCCAAATCAAACCTGGGGCAACGAAACTAACCGGATGGCACAATAA